The Vidua macroura isolate BioBank_ID:100142 chromosome 4, ASM2450914v1, whole genome shotgun sequence genome window below encodes:
- the CYTL1 gene encoding cytokine-like protein 1: MKMLLLLIAVLSAALLASAAPPTCYSRVLSLSREITESFKELQTSKTVDSCVETLPRLYLDIHNYCVLAKLRDFVAYPGCDRVAEVNELKEKARSLYTILISYCRRDLVFLTDDCNALEIPISPPIEHSITES; the protein is encoded by the exons AtgaagatgctgctgctcctgattgctgtgctctctgctgccctgctaGCCAGCGCAGCCCCTCCAACTTGCTACTCGAGGGTGTTGTCTCTGAGCAGGGAAATCACTGAGTCCTTTAAGGAGTTGCAGACCTCCAAGACTGTG GACTCGTGCGTGGAGACACTGCCCAGGCTGTACTTGGACATACAC AATTACTGTGTGCTGGCAAAACTCCGTGACTTTGTGGCCTACCCTGGCTGTGACAGAGTGGCTGAAGTGAACGAGCTGAAGGAAAAAGCCCGGAGCCTGTATACCATCTTGATCTCCTACTGCAGAAGG GACCTGGTGTTCCTCACTGATGACTGTAATGCTCTGGAAATTCCTATTTCACCTCCCATTGAACACTCCATCACTGAGAGCTAA